From the Vibrio metoecus genome, one window contains:
- the prlC gene encoding oligopeptidase A produces MSNPLLTFTDLPPFSAIKPEHVKPAVEQAIADCRHTIDQVLADNPQPSWETVIAPIEAVDDRLSRIWSPVSHMNSVVNSDELREAYESCLPLLSEYGTWVGQHKGLFEAYKTLKESEGFAALTRAQQKTITDSLRDFELSGIGLPAQEQKRYGEISKRMSELGSKFSNNVLDATMGWTKHITDMNELAGMPESALAAAEAAAQGKGLDGYLLTLDIPSYLPVMTYCDNQALRKEVYEAYVTRASDRGPNAGKWDNSEIIAEQLKLRHEIARMLGFSTYSEKSLATKMAETTDQVLGFLNDLASKAKPQGEREVEELRQFAESEFGVKQLELWDIAYYSEKQKQHLFEISDEELRPYFPEHKVVNGLFEVLNRLFGMQVKERQGVDVWHESVRFFDIFDEKGTLRGSFYLDLYAREHKRGGAWMDECRVRRTTDNGELQTPVAYLTCNFNRPVGDKPALFTHDEVTTLFHEFGHGIHHMLTQVEVGAVSGINGVPWDAVELPSQFLENWCWQEEALAFISGHYQTGEPLPKAMLDKMLAAKNFQSAMFILRQLEFGLFDFTLHTTYDPEVGPKVLETLAEVKKKVAVLPGLEWNRFSHSFSHIFAGGYSAGYYSYLWAEVLSADAFSRFEEEGIFNHQTGLSFLNNILEMGGSEEPMELFKRFRGREPQIDALLRHAGIAA; encoded by the coding sequence ATGTCAAACCCACTTCTTACCTTTACGGATCTGCCGCCGTTTTCTGCGATTAAACCGGAGCACGTAAAGCCAGCGGTTGAACAGGCGATAGCGGATTGTCGCCACACCATAGATCAGGTTCTGGCCGATAACCCACAGCCGAGTTGGGAAACCGTGATTGCCCCGATTGAAGCGGTGGATGATCGTCTAAGCCGCATCTGGTCCCCCGTCAGCCACATGAATTCTGTCGTGAACAGTGATGAACTGCGTGAAGCGTATGAAAGCTGCCTGCCGCTGCTTTCTGAATATGGCACTTGGGTTGGTCAGCACAAAGGCCTGTTTGAAGCGTACAAAACCTTAAAAGAGAGCGAAGGCTTCGCGGCATTAACGCGTGCGCAGCAAAAAACCATCACTGACAGTCTGCGTGATTTTGAGTTGTCAGGCATTGGCTTGCCAGCACAAGAGCAAAAGCGCTATGGCGAAATCAGCAAGCGTATGTCTGAGCTGGGCTCTAAGTTCTCTAACAACGTGCTGGATGCCACTATGGGTTGGACCAAGCACATTACGGACATGAACGAACTGGCGGGCATGCCGGAGTCTGCGTTAGCGGCGGCAGAAGCAGCAGCCCAAGGTAAAGGCCTAGACGGTTATCTGCTGACGTTAGACATTCCATCTTACCTACCTGTGATGACTTACTGTGATAACCAAGCGCTGCGCAAAGAAGTGTATGAAGCGTATGTGACACGTGCTTCGGATCGCGGCCCGAATGCGGGTAAATGGGATAACAGCGAAATCATTGCTGAGCAACTGAAACTGCGCCATGAAATCGCGCGTATGCTCGGCTTTAGCACTTACAGCGAAAAATCGCTGGCCACTAAAATGGCCGAAACCACTGATCAAGTGCTTGGTTTCTTAAATGATCTCGCCAGCAAAGCCAAACCACAGGGTGAGCGTGAAGTGGAAGAGCTGCGCCAATTTGCCGAAAGTGAGTTTGGCGTCAAGCAGCTTGAGCTGTGGGATATTGCTTACTACAGCGAAAAGCAAAAGCAGCATCTATTTGAAATCTCCGATGAAGAGCTGCGTCCTTACTTCCCTGAGCACAAGGTAGTGAATGGCCTGTTTGAAGTGCTGAACCGCTTGTTTGGTATGCAAGTCAAAGAGCGCCAAGGGGTGGATGTATGGCACGAATCGGTGCGCTTTTTCGATATTTTTGACGAAAAAGGGACGCTGCGTGGCAGCTTCTATCTCGACCTGTATGCGCGTGAACACAAACGCGGTGGCGCGTGGATGGATGAGTGTCGTGTACGTCGCACTACCGATAATGGTGAGCTGCAAACACCGGTGGCTTACCTAACGTGTAACTTCAACCGCCCAGTGGGTGATAAGCCGGCACTGTTTACCCACGATGAAGTGACGACCCTGTTCCACGAATTTGGCCACGGCATTCACCATATGCTGACCCAAGTGGAAGTGGGCGCGGTATCAGGCATCAATGGTGTGCCTTGGGATGCGGTCGAGCTGCCAAGCCAATTCTTGGAAAACTGGTGTTGGCAAGAGGAAGCGCTGGCGTTTATTTCCGGTCATTACCAAACGGGCGAGCCACTGCCGAAAGCGATGCTGGATAAAATGCTGGCGGCGAAAAACTTCCAATCAGCGATGTTTATTCTGCGCCAGTTGGAGTTCGGATTGTTCGACTTCACTCTGCACACCACTTACGACCCAGAAGTGGGGCCAAAAGTGCTGGAAACCTTGGCGGAAGTGAAAAAGAAAGTGGCGGTGTTGCCGGGCTTGGAGTGGAACCGCTTCTCGCACAGCTTTAGCCATATTTTTGCGGGTGGCTACAGCGCCGGTTACTACAGCTACTTGTGGGCAGAAGTGCTTTCGGCGGATGCGTTCTCACGCTTTGAAGAAGAAGGCATTTTCAACCACCAAACGGGGCTGAGCTTCCTCAACAACATCCTTGAAATGGGTGGCAGTGAAGAGCCGATGGAGCTGTTTAAGCGCTTCCGTGGCCGTGAGCCGCAAATTGATGCTCTGTTGCGTCATGCCGGAATCGCCGCGTAA
- a CDS encoding 23S rRNA (adenine(2030)-N(6))-methyltransferase RlmJ, translating to MLSYRHSFHAGNHADVLKHIVQSLILNSLQQKEKPFVYHDTHSGVGRYDLTHEWSEKTGEYKQGIARVWQQDNIPAELDSYLDAIRQLNQGETLRYYPGSPRVARAHLREQDRMVLTELHPSDYPLLEQEFHRDRQVSIYKEDGFARLKASLPPQERRGLVLIDPPYELAKEYRDVVQAIAQSYKRWATGIYAIWYPVVNRCDIDDMLEGLQGLGIRKILQIELGVSPDTNERGMTASGMIVVNPPWTLESQMQTILPFLKQAIAPATGHYKVEWVVPE from the coding sequence TTGTTAAGTTACCGACACAGTTTCCATGCGGGCAACCATGCGGATGTGCTGAAGCATATCGTGCAGAGCCTGATCCTCAATTCTCTACAACAAAAAGAGAAACCTTTTGTCTACCATGATACTCACTCTGGTGTGGGTCGTTACGATCTGACCCATGAATGGTCGGAGAAAACCGGCGAATACAAACAAGGGATTGCAAGAGTCTGGCAACAAGACAACATTCCAGCGGAGCTCGATAGCTATCTGGATGCGATTCGCCAGCTCAATCAAGGGGAAACTCTGCGTTACTACCCAGGTTCACCCCGTGTAGCACGCGCCCACCTGCGTGAGCAGGATCGCATGGTGCTGACCGAACTCCACCCAAGCGATTACCCATTGCTGGAGCAAGAGTTCCATCGTGATCGCCAAGTCTCTATCTATAAAGAAGATGGCTTCGCGCGCCTGAAAGCCAGTTTGCCGCCACAAGAGCGCCGCGGCTTAGTGCTGATTGACCCGCCTTATGAGCTCGCCAAAGAGTATCGCGATGTAGTGCAAGCGATCGCTCAGAGTTACAAACGCTGGGCAACCGGCATCTATGCGATTTGGTATCCGGTGGTCAATCGCTGCGATATCGATGACATGTTAGAAGGCTTGCAAGGTTTAGGGATTCGCAAAATCTTACAAATTGAATTGGGTGTTTCTCCTGACACCAATGAACGCGGCATGACGGCTTCCGGCATGATTGTAGTGAACCCGCCATGGACGCTGGAAAGCCAGATGCAGACCATTTTGCCTTTCCTCAAACAGGCGATTGCCCCTGCAACGGGACATTACAAAGTTGAATGGGTCGTGCCTGAATAA
- the gorA gene encoding glutathione-disulfide reductase — MATHFDYLCIGGGSGGIASANRAAMYGAKVALIEAKDLGGTCVNVGCVPKKVMWHGAQIAEAMHLYAEDYGFDVDVKNFNWAKLIESRQAYIGRIHQSYDRVLGNNKVHVIKGFAKFVDAKTVEVNGELYTADHILIAVGGRPSIPNIPGAEYGIDSNGFFELSEQPKRVAVIGAGYIAVEIAGVLNALGTETHLFCRKESPLRSFDPMIIETLVEVMNAEGPQLHTHSVPKQVVKEADGSLTLHLENGHTYNVDTLIWAIGRHPATDAINLAATGVATNEQGYIKVDEFQNTNVAGIYCVGDIMEGGIELTPVAVKAGRQLSERLFNNKLNAKMDYQLVPTVVFSHPPIGTIGLTEPQAIAQYGAENVKVYKSSFTAMYTAVTSHRQPCKMKLVCAGPEETVVGLHGIGFAVDEMIQGFGVAMKMGATKADFDSVVAIHPTGSEEFVTMRS; from the coding sequence ATGGCAACACATTTTGACTACCTGTGTATTGGTGGCGGCAGCGGCGGCATCGCTTCAGCCAACCGCGCGGCTATGTATGGCGCGAAAGTCGCTCTCATCGAAGCCAAAGATTTAGGCGGTACTTGTGTCAACGTTGGCTGCGTACCGAAAAAGGTGATGTGGCACGGCGCGCAAATCGCAGAAGCGATGCACCTTTATGCTGAAGATTACGGCTTCGATGTCGATGTGAAGAACTTCAACTGGGCAAAACTGATTGAAAGCCGCCAAGCCTACATTGGCCGCATCCATCAATCTTACGATCGTGTTCTGGGCAATAATAAAGTTCACGTGATCAAAGGTTTTGCGAAGTTTGTTGATGCGAAAACCGTCGAAGTGAATGGCGAACTTTACACGGCTGACCACATTCTGATTGCCGTTGGTGGCCGCCCAAGCATTCCAAATATTCCAGGCGCAGAATACGGCATCGACTCGAACGGCTTTTTTGAGCTGAGCGAGCAGCCAAAACGCGTTGCGGTGATCGGTGCTGGCTATATCGCAGTAGAAATCGCGGGCGTGCTGAATGCGCTAGGTACAGAAACTCACCTGTTCTGCCGCAAAGAGTCACCACTGCGTAGCTTCGACCCAATGATCATCGAAACCTTAGTGGAAGTGATGAACGCGGAAGGGCCACAGCTGCACACCCATAGCGTGCCAAAACAAGTGGTAAAAGAAGCCGATGGTAGCCTGACGCTGCATCTGGAAAATGGTCACACGTACAACGTGGATACTCTGATTTGGGCGATCGGTCGCCACCCAGCCACCGATGCGATCAACCTTGCTGCAACGGGCGTTGCGACCAATGAGCAAGGCTACATCAAGGTCGATGAGTTCCAAAACACTAATGTAGCAGGCATCTACTGTGTTGGTGACATCATGGAAGGCGGCATTGAGCTGACTCCGGTGGCGGTAAAAGCCGGTCGCCAACTCTCTGAGCGCCTGTTTAACAACAAACTGAACGCTAAGATGGATTACCAGTTGGTGCCAACCGTGGTGTTTAGCCACCCACCGATCGGCACGATTGGCCTGACTGAACCACAAGCGATTGCTCAGTACGGCGCAGAGAACGTGAAAGTGTACAAATCAAGCTTTACCGCTATGTACACCGCCGTTACCTCTCACCGTCAGCCATGCAAAATGAAGCTGGTTTGTGCTGGCCCTGAAGAAACCGTGGTTGGTCTACACGGCATCGGTTTTGCGGTTGATGAAATGATCCAAGGTTTTGGTGTCGCGATGAAAATGGGCGCAACCAAAGCCGATTTCGACTCCGTAGTCGCAATTCACCCTACGGGCTCGGAAGAGTTCGTCACCATGAGGAGTTAG
- a CDS encoding IS3-like element ISVch4 family transposase (programmed frameshift) has product MTKRTRRLFSAEFKLEAAQLVLDQNYSVTEAAQAMNVDKSTMDKWVRQLREERQGKTPKASPMTPEQIEIRELKKKLARLEEHNEIPKKSHGSLDVGLTEQFLIIKKLKQSHSVKILCEVFNVHRSSYHYWLKRPALINAETIKLRSLISEAHAASNGSAGARTIADIVTNQGVKLSRYRATKLMRTLGLVSCQEPKHRYRKASQEHIDVPNHLSRQFAVTAPNEVWAGDVTYIWTGNRWMYLAVVIDLFARKVIGWSMSLSPDSRLTGKALSMAYESRGKPKGVMFHSDQGSHYTSRKYRQLLWRFQIKQSLSRRGNCWDNAPIERFFRSLKTEWVPTVGYRSFAEAQQEITRYIIGYYCQLRPHQYNGGLTPNESERLYWENSKTVANFS; this is encoded by the exons ATGACAAAACGTACAAGACGACTATTTAGCGCAGAATTTAAGTTAGAAGCAGCGCAGCTAGTCTTAGACCAAAATTACTCAGTGACGGAAGCAGCCCAAGCCATGAATGTGGACAAGTCCACGATGGATAAATGGGTTCGCCAGCTTAGAGAAGAACGCCAAGGGAAAACACCTAAAGCTTCACCTATGACCCCTGAGCAAATAGAAATTCGGGAATTGAAAAAGAAGCTGGCTCGCCTTGAAGAGCATAATGAAATAC CTAAAAAAAGCCACGGCTCTCTTGATGTCGGACTCACTGAACAATTCTTGATAATCAAGAAACTCAAGCAGAGCCACAGCGTAAAAATATTATGCGAAGTCTTCAATGTTCATCGAAGTAGTTATCACTATTGGCTTAAACGCCCAGCGTTAATTAATGCGGAAACAATAAAACTGCGCAGCTTGATTAGCGAGGCTCACGCCGCAAGCAATGGCTCTGCGGGAGCGAGAACCATTGCAGATATAGTCACAAATCAGGGTGTAAAGCTGAGCCGATACCGAGCAACAAAGCTAATGAGAACTCTTGGTTTAGTAAGCTGCCAAGAACCAAAGCATCGTTACAGAAAGGCTTCACAAGAACATATTGACGTTCCAAATCACTTAAGTCGTCAATTTGCTGTTACGGCTCCAAATGAAGTCTGGGCTGGCGATGTTACGTATATTTGGACTGGTAATCGGTGGATGTATTTAGCGGTCGTTATCGATCTTTTTGCCCGCAAAGTGATCGGTTGGTCAATGTCTTTGTCGCCTGATAGTCGGTTGACAGGTAAAGCGCTGTCTATGGCCTATGAATCTCGCGGAAAGCCAAAAGGTGTCATGTTCCATAGCGATCAAGGCAGTCATTATACTAGCCGTAAATACCGTCAATTACTGTGGCGCTTTCAAATAAAACAGAGTTTATCTCGCCGAGGAAACTGTTGGGATAATGCGCCGATAGAGCGCTTCTTTAGAAGTCTGAAGACGGAATGGGTGCCAACTGTGGGTTATCGTAGCTTCGCTGAGGCTCAACAAGAGATCACCCGCTACATTATCGGATATTACTGCCAACTTAGGCCACATCAGTATAACGGTGGTCTAACTCCCAATGAATCAGAACGATTATATTGGGAAAACTCTAAAACCGTGGCCAATTTTAGTTGA
- a CDS encoding response regulator — MKNILIVEDDSFKADSLKSFLLGFHSQSQIQVVGSLVEATAIINKKVFDLILVDMAIPSHPSVAGGGAPKSLLTGGIDVLLELRYLNRSEPCIVVTQYPDIEISGSYYDLNKATNELKVQLDCNVIACIEYKEGDSSWEESLKNILDSI; from the coding sequence ATGAAAAATATTTTAATTGTAGAGGATGACAGTTTTAAAGCAGATAGCCTTAAGAGTTTTCTTTTGGGATTTCATTCTCAAAGCCAGATACAAGTTGTTGGTAGCTTAGTAGAGGCTACAGCAATAATAAATAAGAAAGTTTTTGACCTTATTTTAGTTGACATGGCAATTCCAAGTCATCCTTCCGTCGCTGGAGGTGGTGCACCAAAATCATTGTTGACAGGTGGAATAGATGTTCTACTTGAGCTTAGATATCTAAACAGAAGTGAACCTTGTATTGTTGTCACTCAATATCCTGATATTGAAATCTCCGGAAGCTATTATGATTTAAATAAAGCAACCAACGAACTTAAAGTTCAACTAGATTGCAACGTAATAGCATGTATAGAATACAAGGAAGGTGACTCATCTTGGGAAGAGAGTCTTAAAAATATATTAGATAGCATATGA
- a CDS encoding response regulator: MKILIVEDNQDKLKSIKSALDEINTHISITECGSIVDFVSIINRETFDLVVADLVLPVFGNETDDPKDVTSTLIEKIRDYESKNYKTPVIAITQYLDSAETNFSDLNRHDINVITYKPESHEWKSAFIRKVESCIPKLIYDFIIICALQKEADAFIEAGYIEDNSDVKFGLSFRYITIDEKKGLIIVPPRMGLVNSSIASARAIELFEPKIICMSGICAGIEGKADIYDIVIPSQCDQHDAGKWTSQGFVPESYSIPLSHETQTKIEQIITRQDFKKAIAENVSLSRTEMIGDSSKLNIKIYTAPTSSGSSVIADDTMLSQITAQHRKKTAFEMESYALYEAARQSPHQPIYFSAKAVVDNGDSNKGDEYHRVAALVSAKAVYELLRRLL, translated from the coding sequence ATGAAAATACTAATCGTAGAAGACAATCAAGATAAACTCAAATCAATAAAATCAGCTCTTGATGAAATCAATACTCATATTTCAATCACAGAATGCGGTTCTATTGTTGATTTTGTGTCAATAATCAATAGGGAAACTTTCGATTTAGTTGTTGCAGACTTAGTTCTGCCTGTATTCGGCAATGAAACTGATGACCCTAAAGACGTCACATCAACTTTAATCGAAAAAATCAGGGATTATGAATCAAAGAATTATAAAACTCCAGTAATAGCTATTACACAATATTTGGATTCAGCCGAGACTAATTTTTCAGATCTAAACAGACATGATATTAATGTCATTACATACAAACCTGAATCTCATGAGTGGAAGAGTGCTTTCATAAGGAAAGTAGAATCATGTATTCCAAAATTAATATATGATTTTATAATTATTTGTGCTCTACAAAAAGAGGCAGATGCTTTTATTGAAGCTGGATATATAGAAGATAATTCAGATGTTAAATTTGGTCTTTCATTTAGGTATATAACTATTGATGAAAAAAAAGGATTGATAATAGTTCCACCAAGGATGGGACTAGTAAATTCTTCAATAGCTAGTGCAAGAGCAATCGAATTATTTGAACCAAAAATAATTTGTATGAGTGGTATTTGTGCTGGAATCGAGGGTAAGGCTGACATTTATGATATAGTCATTCCCTCTCAATGTGATCAACATGATGCGGGTAAGTGGACAAGTCAGGGGTTTGTACCAGAAAGCTATTCAATCCCTCTGAGTCATGAAACTCAAACCAAAATAGAACAAATTATCACGCGCCAAGACTTTAAAAAGGCCATCGCTGAAAATGTTTCTTTAAGTCGCACCGAAATGATCGGAGATTCTTCCAAGCTAAATATTAAAATCTATACTGCACCAACCTCAAGTGGCAGCTCTGTTATAGCTGATGACACGATGCTTAGCCAGATTACAGCTCAGCACCGGAAAAAAACTGCGTTTGAAATGGAGTCTTATGCCTTGTATGAAGCTGCGAGGCAATCACCTCACCAGCCTATATACTTTAGTGCTAAAGCAGTCGTCGATAACGGTGATTCTAATAAAGGTGATGAATACCATAGGGTCGCAGCGTTAGTATCAGCAAAGGCCGTTTACGAACTGCTCAGAAGACTTCTTTAA
- a CDS encoding SPOR domain-containing protein, whose translation MPKWILCCNLSAALLLLSPIALAANSEYLCDAQQAAVNQLPVLDATCPIGDGLWGKKPKRGDSLFWIQCGMLSKPMPLATVKAIYEHISTDIWVKPEPKGSRCLIGPYTDFELANKELKKVKKLATFEQAFIRQVVKTSAQQPVMKAKPITAAVAPAANTAVSKASAPKPASKPKSEEKSAPTVVAAAAPTKPVAKLNSTPKPSGNSGFVLRQQVKVGSQTFAVPYSDNPKVQFYMEHDQAWNRLDYDAAQIVCRDLGMRLATEQEWSALLQSKQMQQYQWPVQLPYWGEGRKGMFTTGKVNVLKGSSLLNVVCVK comes from the coding sequence ATGCCGAAATGGATTCTATGCTGCAACCTGAGTGCGGCTTTGCTGTTACTCTCTCCGATCGCTTTAGCGGCGAACAGCGAGTATTTGTGTGATGCGCAACAAGCCGCGGTCAATCAATTGCCGGTGCTCGATGCGACTTGCCCAATTGGTGATGGCCTATGGGGAAAAAAGCCTAAGCGGGGCGATTCTCTGTTCTGGATCCAGTGCGGCATGCTGAGTAAGCCAATGCCACTCGCAACGGTAAAAGCCATCTATGAGCATATTTCCACAGATATTTGGGTGAAGCCTGAACCCAAAGGTTCACGTTGCTTGATTGGCCCCTACACGGATTTTGAACTGGCGAATAAAGAGTTAAAAAAGGTCAAAAAACTGGCGACCTTTGAGCAAGCATTCATCCGCCAAGTGGTGAAAACTTCTGCGCAGCAGCCTGTGATGAAAGCCAAACCCATAACCGCTGCGGTGGCTCCGGCTGCCAACACAGCGGTATCAAAAGCTTCAGCTCCTAAGCCCGCGAGCAAACCGAAAAGCGAAGAAAAATCCGCTCCCACTGTGGTAGCCGCTGCCGCGCCAACGAAACCCGTAGCAAAGCTCAACAGCACACCTAAACCTTCGGGAAACAGTGGTTTTGTATTGCGCCAGCAAGTGAAAGTGGGCAGCCAAACCTTTGCTGTGCCGTACAGTGACAACCCGAAAGTGCAGTTTTACATGGAGCATGATCAGGCGTGGAATCGCCTCGATTATGATGCTGCACAAATCGTGTGCCGAGATCTGGGTATGCGTCTCGCTACCGAACAAGAGTGGTCGGCGTTATTGCAGTCGAAACAGATGCAACAATATCAATGGCCTGTGCAATTGCCATATTGGGGGGAAGGGCGTAAAGGGATGTTCACCACTGGCAAAGTCAATGTGTTAAAAGGCTCATCACTGCTCAATGTGGTGTGTGTGAAGTAA
- a CDS encoding ABC transporter permease, translating to MSAVSTAPSRWERFKQSDFLYYFLRDKVAMSSFAVFLLFVLVAISSPWIAPTNPYDLSSIDIMDAELPPSWMEGGNEHFWLGTDEQGRDIFSTILYGSRLSLTIGFLAVGLQLILGIVIGLSAGYFGGRIDSFLMRFADIQLSFSTMMVAIIVSAIFKASFGGEFFSQYAVVMLVVIIGVAEWPQYARTVRASVLAEKKKEYVEAARVMGFKAPRIMFRHILPNCLSPILVISTVQVANAIMSEAALSFLGLGLPVDQPSLGSLISIGFTYIFSGAWWITAFPGAVLVLLVLVINLLGDWLRDVFNPKIYKG from the coding sequence ATGAGTGCAGTATCTACCGCTCCTTCACGCTGGGAGCGCTTTAAGCAGTCGGATTTTCTGTATTATTTTTTACGCGACAAAGTGGCGATGAGCAGCTTTGCGGTATTTCTGTTGTTTGTGCTGGTGGCGATCAGTTCACCTTGGATTGCTCCAACCAACCCGTATGATCTCTCTTCGATTGATATTATGGATGCGGAGCTTCCACCTTCATGGATGGAAGGCGGCAATGAACACTTTTGGTTAGGGACCGATGAACAAGGGCGCGACATTTTCTCGACCATTCTGTATGGCTCGCGCTTATCGTTGACCATCGGCTTTTTGGCGGTGGGATTGCAGCTGATCTTAGGGATAGTGATCGGTTTATCCGCGGGCTATTTCGGTGGTCGCATTGATAGCTTTTTAATGCGTTTTGCCGATATTCAGCTCTCATTCTCGACCATGATGGTGGCGATCATCGTCTCGGCAATTTTTAAAGCCAGTTTTGGTGGTGAATTTTTCAGCCAATACGCTGTGGTGATGTTGGTGGTAATTATCGGCGTGGCTGAATGGCCACAATACGCGCGTACCGTACGTGCTTCGGTATTGGCGGAAAAGAAAAAAGAGTACGTCGAAGCCGCACGCGTGATGGGTTTTAAAGCGCCACGCATCATGTTCCGCCATATTCTGCCGAACTGCTTATCACCGATCCTGGTGATTTCAACGGTACAGGTGGCAAATGCGATCATGTCAGAGGCGGCACTCTCTTTCCTTGGCTTGGGTTTACCTGTTGATCAGCCATCACTCGGCTCACTAATCAGTATCGGCTTTACCTACATTTTCTCGGGTGCTTGGTGGATCACCGCCTTTCCTGGCGCAGTGTTGGTATTGCTGGTGTTGGTGATTAACCTGCTTGGCGATTGGTTGCGTGACGTATTCAACCCCAAAATTTACAAAGGCTAA
- a CDS encoding ABC transporter substrate-binding protein, protein MKTMKNKLALALIAAGLSFGAMAADITVAYDADPVSMDPHEQLSGGTLQLSHMVFDPLIRFTQKMEFEPRLAESWQRVDNETMRFTLRKGVKFHSGNDFTADDVVWTFNRLKESADFKGIFEPLVSLTKVDDYTIEIKTAGTYPLIENVATYIFPMDSKFYTGTTADGKDKAEIVKHGNSYASEHISGTGPFTVTAREQGVKMEFQRNPNYWDKASKGNVDKLTLAVIKEDATRVAALLSGGVDMIAPVAPNDYQRIKDAKGVDLFTMPGTRVITLQMNQNSNPALKDVRVRQAIVYAINNEGIVEKVMKGAATTAAQQSPVGYAGYNESLKPRFDLNKAKQLMKEAGYEKGFTLTMIAPNNRYVNDEKIAQAASAMLSKIGIKVDLKTMPKAQYWPEFDKCAADMLMIGWHPDTEDSGNFTEFLTMTRDEKTGKGQYNCGYYSNAEVDKLVHQSNEETDLEKRSVMLKKVEEILYNEAAFVPLHFQDPSWAAKSTLDIAPIINGMDFPYFGDLVVKE, encoded by the coding sequence ATGAAAACCATGAAAAACAAACTGGCGTTGGCTTTGATAGCGGCTGGCTTGAGTTTTGGTGCGATGGCCGCGGATATTACCGTGGCTTATGACGCTGACCCGGTCTCAATGGACCCACATGAGCAGCTGTCAGGCGGTACTCTGCAACTGTCGCACATGGTCTTTGATCCACTGATTCGCTTTACACAGAAAATGGAATTTGAACCTCGCCTGGCCGAATCTTGGCAGCGTGTGGATAACGAAACCATGCGTTTCACTTTGCGCAAAGGCGTGAAATTCCACTCAGGCAATGATTTCACCGCAGATGACGTGGTGTGGACGTTTAACCGTTTGAAAGAATCAGCGGATTTTAAAGGCATCTTTGAGCCATTGGTGTCATTGACCAAGGTGGATGATTACACCATTGAAATCAAAACCGCAGGCACCTATCCACTGATCGAAAACGTAGCGACCTACATTTTCCCGATGGACAGCAAGTTCTACACCGGCACGACTGCTGACGGTAAGGATAAAGCGGAAATCGTTAAACACGGTAACTCTTACGCTTCTGAGCACATTTCTGGCACTGGCCCATTTACCGTAACGGCACGTGAGCAAGGCGTGAAGATGGAGTTCCAACGCAACCCGAATTATTGGGATAAAGCCTCGAAAGGTAATGTGGATAAGCTAACTCTGGCAGTCATCAAAGAAGATGCAACGCGTGTTGCGGCTCTGCTGTCTGGTGGCGTTGACATGATTGCACCAGTGGCTCCTAACGATTATCAACGTATTAAAGATGCGAAAGGCGTGGATCTGTTCACTATGCCTGGCACGCGCGTTATCACCCTCCAAATGAACCAAAACAGCAACCCAGCGCTGAAAGATGTACGTGTACGTCAAGCTATCGTTTACGCGATTAACAACGAAGGGATTGTTGAAAAAGTCATGAAAGGGGCTGCCACGACGGCAGCACAGCAAAGCCCAGTGGGCTATGCCGGCTACAACGAAAGCCTCAAGCCACGTTTTGATCTCAACAAAGCGAAACAGTTGATGAAAGAAGCGGGTTATGAAAAGGGCTTCACTCTCACCATGATCGCGCCGAATAACCGTTACGTGAACGATGAGAAGATTGCACAAGCCGCATCGGCAATGCTGTCAAAAATTGGTATTAAAGTTGACCTAAAAACCATGCCAAAAGCGCAATACTGGCCTGAGTTTGATAAGTGTGCGGCGGATATGCTGATGATTGGTTGGCACCCAGATACTGAGGATTCAGGGAACTTCACTGAGTTCCTGACCATGACTCGTGATGAGAAAACGGGTAAAGGTCAATACAACTGTGGTTACTACTCTAACGCAGAAGTGGATAAGTTAGTCCACCAATCGAACGAAGAGACCGATCTGGAAAAACGCAGCGTGATGCTGAAGAAAGTGGAAGAAATTCTGTATAACGAAGCGGCATTTGTGCCTCTTCACTTCCAAGACCCATCTTGGGCTGCGAAAAGTACGCTGGATATCGCGCCGATCATCAACGGTATGGACTTCCCATACTTTGGCGATTTGGTGGTGAAAGAGTAA